From the genome of Vicia villosa cultivar HV-30 ecotype Madison, WI linkage group LG2, Vvil1.0, whole genome shotgun sequence, one region includes:
- the LOC131649693 gene encoding LOW QUALITY PROTEIN: pentatricopeptide repeat-containing protein At1g12775, mitochondrial-like (The sequence of the model RefSeq protein was modified relative to this genomic sequence to represent the inferred CDS: substituted 2 bases at 2 genomic stop codons), which yields MKEKVRFLCFGEKHFSGNKKTFNILVDALCKEGNLKEAKKLLAVMMREGVTPNVVTYNSLIDGYFLVSEVNKAINIFYTLARIGVALDVHSYNIMINGLCKNKMVDETINLFKEMSCNNIIPNLMTYNPLIDGFCKSGRISYAWGLVLEMQENGQPADIFTYNSLIHALCKNNHVDKAIALVKKIKDQGIQPDMCTYNVLLDGLCKGGQLKNARDVFEDLLIKGYSLDIQTYTIMINGLCREGLFDEVEALFSKMECSGIIPDAITYETIIRALFSKNENEKAEKLLREMITRGLLEKXLXKSCILAKWVVHKSAYY from the exons atgaaagaaaaagttaggtttctttgttttgggGAAAAACACTTTTCTGGAAACAAGAAGA cctttaaTATATTGGTTGATGCTCTTTGTAAGGAAGGAAATCTGAAAGAAGCTAAGAAACTGTTAGCCGTGATGATGAGAGAAGGTGTAACACCTAATGTTGTTACTTACAATTCATTAATCGATGGGTATTTCCTAGTTAGTGAAGTGAACAAGgccataaatatattttatactctGGCTCGAATAGGAGTGGCACTTGATGTTCATTCTTATAATATAATGATCAATGGATTGTGTAAGAATAAAATGGTGGATGAGACCATCAATCTCTTCAAAGAAATGAGTTGCAACAATATTATTCCTAATCTGATGACTTACAATCCCCTTATTGACGGCTTCTGCAAATCAGGGAGAATCTCCTATGCTTGGGGGCTTGTTCTTGAGATGCAAGAGAATGGTCAACCAGCCGATATATTCACTTACAATTCTTTAATACATGCTCTATGCAAAAACAATCATGTTGACAAAGCTATTGCATTAGTTAAGAAAATTAAAGACCAGGGCATTCAACCAGATATGTGCACGTACAATGTACTTCTAGATGGACTATGCAAAGGAGGACAACTTAAGAACGCACGAGATGTTTTTGAGGATCTTTTGATTAAGGGTTATAGTCTAGATATCCAAACGTATACTATTATGATCAATGGACTTTGTAGAGAGGGCTTGTTTGATGAAGTAGAGGCCTTGTTCTCCAAAATGGAATGCAGTGGTATCATTCCTGATGCTATAACTTATGAAACTATTATCCGTGCTCTCTTTTctaaaaatgagaatgaaaaggCAGAGAAACTTCTTCGTGAAATGATTACTAGAGGTCTACTTGAAAAGTAACTCTAG AAGTCCTGTATCTTGGCAAAATGGGTTGTTCACAAGTCTGCATATTACTAG